In Rhizobium sp. ZPR4, a genomic segment contains:
- the rplL gene encoding 50S ribosomal protein L7/L12: protein MADLAKIVDDLSSLTVLEAAELSKLLEEKWGVSAAAPVAVAAVAGGAGGAAAAAEEEKTEFDVILADAGANKINVIKEVRAITGLGLKEAKDLVEAAPKAVKEAVSKAEAADIKKKLEDAGAKVDVK, encoded by the coding sequence ATGGCTGATCTCGCAAAGATCGTAGACGACCTCTCCTCGCTGACCGTTCTCGAAGCCGCAGAACTGTCCAAGCTTCTCGAAGAAAAGTGGGGCGTTTCCGCCGCTGCTCCGGTAGCTGTTGCTGCCGTTGCCGGTGGTGCTGGCGGCGCTGCTGCAGCTGCTGAAGAAGAAAAGACCGAGTTCGACGTCATCCTCGCTGATGCCGGCGCGAACAAGATCAACGTCATCAAGGAAGTCCGCGCCATCACCGGCCTGGGCCTCAAGGAAGCCAAGGACCTCGTTGAAGCCGCTCCGAAGGCTGTCAAGGAAGCTGTTTCCAAGGCTGAAGCTGCTGACATCAAGAAGAAGCTCGAAGACGCCGGCGCTAAGGTCGACGTTAAGTAA
- the rplJ gene encoding 50S ribosomal protein L10, whose amino-acid sequence MERAEKREFVTELNEVFKASGSVVVAHYAGATVAQMNDFRSKMRAAGGTVKVAKNRLAKIALQGTDAEGISNLFTGQTLIAYSTDPITAPKVVVDFAKGNDKIVVLGGAMGTTTLNAEGVKSLATLPSLDELRAKLLGMIQTPATRIAGVVAAPASQLARVFSAYAKKDEAA is encoded by the coding sequence GTGGAAAGAGCGGAAAAACGCGAATTCGTCACGGAACTGAACGAAGTCTTCAAGGCTTCGGGCTCGGTTGTCGTGGCCCACTATGCTGGTGCTACAGTCGCTCAGATGAACGATTTTCGTTCCAAGATGCGCGCTGCTGGCGGCACCGTCAAAGTCGCGAAGAACCGCCTGGCCAAAATTGCTCTTCAGGGCACGGATGCGGAAGGGATTTCCAATCTCTTCACCGGTCAGACGCTGATTGCATACAGCACTGATCCGATTACCGCTCCGAAGGTCGTCGTGGATTTCGCCAAGGGCAACGACAAGATCGTTGTTCTGGGCGGCGCCATGGGAACAACAACGCTCAACGCCGAAGGTGTAAAGTCGCTCGCGACCCTGCCTTCGCTGGACGAGCTGCGCGCGAAGCTGCTGGGCATGATCCAGACTCCGGCTACCCGCATCGCAGGTGTTGTTGCAGCGCCGGCAAGTCAGCTTGCTCGCGTGTTCTCGGCCTACGCCAAGAAGGACGAAGCCGCGTAA
- the rplK gene encoding 50S ribosomal protein L11 produces MAKKVAGQLKLQVKAGSANPSPPIGPALGQRGINIMEFCKAFNAATQEMEKGMPIPVVITYYQDKSFTFVMKQPPVSYFLKKEAKIQSGSKTPGKGAKAGTLTKAQVKAIAEAKMKDLNAADIEGAMAMIEGSARAMGLEVVG; encoded by the coding sequence ATGGCTAAGAAAGTTGCAGGCCAGCTCAAGCTGCAGGTCAAGGCCGGCTCGGCGAATCCGTCGCCGCCGATCGGTCCTGCGCTTGGTCAGCGTGGCATTAACATCATGGAATTCTGCAAGGCGTTCAATGCCGCCACGCAGGAAATGGAAAAGGGTATGCCGATCCCGGTCGTCATCACCTACTACCAGGACAAGTCCTTCACCTTCGTCATGAAGCAGCCGCCGGTCAGCTACTTCCTGAAGAAGGAAGCAAAGATCCAGTCCGGCTCGAAGACCCCGGGCAAGGGCGCCAAGGCTGGCACCCTGACCAAGGCTCAGGTCAAGGCAATCGCCGAAGCCAAGATGAAGGATCTGAACGCAGCCGATATCGAGGGCGCAATGGCCATGATCGAGGGCTCCGCCCGCGCGATGGGCCTGGAAGTGGTGGGCTAA
- the rpoB gene encoding DNA-directed RNA polymerase subunit beta, which translates to MAQTLSFNGRRRVRKFFGKIPEVAEMPNLIEVQKASYDQFLMVEEPKGGRPDEGLQAVFKSVFPITDFSGASMLEFVSYEFEPPKFDVDECRQRDLTYAAPLKVTLRLIVFDIDEDTGAKSIKDIKEQSVYMGDMPLMTNNGTFIVNGTERVIVSQMHRSPGVFFDHDKGKSHSSGKLLFAARVIPYRGSWLDIEFDAKDIVYARIDRRRKIPVTSLLMALGMDGEEILSTFYTKSLYERSGDGWRIPFKAETLKGAKTVSDMIDADTGEVVVEGGKKLTPRLLRQLQDKGLKALKATDEELYGLFLAEDIVNFQTGEIYLEAGDEIDEKTLPIILKAGFDEIPILGIDHINVGAYIRNTLSADKNENRQDALFDIYRVMRPGEPPTMESAEAMFNSLFFDAERYDLSAVGRVKMNMRLDLDVEDTVRILRKDDILAVVKMLVELRDGKGEIDDIDNLGNRRVRSVGELMENQYRLGLLRMERAIKERMSSIEIDTVMPQDLINAKPAAAAVREFFGSSQLSQFMDQVNPLSEITHKRRLSALGPGGLTRERAGFEVRDVHPTHYGRICPIETPEGPNIGLINSLATFARVNKYGFIESPYRRIIDGKVTNDVLYLSAMEEAKYYVAQANAELDADGSFIEEFVVCRHAGEVMLAPRDNINLMDVSPKQLVSVAAALIPFLENDDANRALMGSNMQRQAVPLLRAEAPFVGTGMEPVVARDSGAAIGARRGGVVDQVDATRIVIRATEDLDPSKSGVDIYRLMKFQRSNQNTCVNQRPLVTVGDVVNKGDILADGPSTDLGDLALGRNVLVAFMPWNGYNYEDSILLSERIVADDVFTSIHIEEFEVMARDTKLGPEEITRDIPNVSEEALKNLDEAGIVYIGAEVQPGDILVGKITPKGESPMTPEEKLLRAIFGEKASDVRDTSMRMPPGTYGTVVEVRVFNRHGVEKDERAMAIEREEIERLAKDRDDEQAILDRNVYGRLVEMLRGQVALAGPKGFKKGTELSNSVVSEYPRSQWWMFAVEDEKVQGELEALRGQYDESKSRLEQRFMDKVEKVQRGDEMPPGVMKMVKVFVAVKRKIQPGDKMAGRHGNKGVVSRIVPVEDMPFLEDGTHVDIVLNPLGVPSRMNVGQILETHLGWACAGMGRQIGELIEAYKASGNIEPLRKTIDLVVGDGPKSDDVHGYDDASVLRLADQWKRGVSIATPVFDGAGEADVNHMLAMAGLKQTGQSTLYDGRTGEQFDRQVTVGYIYMLKLNHLVDDKIHARSIGPYSLVTQQPLGGKAQFGGQRFGEMEVWALEAYGAAYTLQEMLTVKSDDVAGRTKVYEAIVRGDDTFEAGIPESFNVLVKEMRSLGLSVELENSKVDDLQTASQLPDAAE; encoded by the coding sequence ATGGCTCAGACCCTTTCGTTCAACGGTCGCAGGCGCGTACGCAAGTTTTTTGGTAAGATTCCCGAAGTCGCAGAGATGCCGAACCTCATCGAGGTTCAAAAAGCGTCCTACGATCAGTTTCTCATGGTCGAAGAACCCAAGGGCGGCCGCCCGGACGAAGGTCTCCAGGCCGTCTTCAAGTCGGTTTTCCCGATCACTGATTTCTCCGGCGCTTCCATGCTGGAGTTCGTTTCCTATGAGTTCGAACCGCCGAAGTTCGACGTTGATGAGTGCCGCCAGCGCGACCTGACCTACGCCGCGCCGCTGAAGGTGACCCTCCGTCTGATCGTGTTCGATATCGACGAGGATACCGGCGCGAAGTCCATCAAGGACATCAAGGAACAGAGCGTTTACATGGGCGACATGCCGCTCATGACGAACAACGGTACGTTCATCGTCAACGGCACCGAGCGCGTGATCGTGTCGCAGATGCACCGTTCGCCGGGCGTCTTCTTCGACCACGACAAGGGCAAGAGCCATTCTTCCGGCAAGCTGCTCTTCGCCGCCCGCGTTATCCCGTATCGCGGCTCCTGGCTCGATATCGAATTCGACGCCAAGGACATCGTCTACGCCCGTATCGACCGTCGCCGCAAGATTCCGGTGACGTCGCTGCTGATGGCGCTCGGCATGGACGGCGAAGAAATCCTGTCGACCTTCTACACGAAGTCGCTCTATGAGCGCTCCGGCGATGGCTGGCGCATCCCCTTCAAGGCGGAAACGCTGAAGGGCGCCAAGACCGTTTCCGACATGATCGACGCCGACACCGGCGAAGTCGTGGTTGAAGGCGGCAAGAAGCTCACCCCGCGCCTGTTGCGTCAGCTGCAGGACAAGGGCCTGAAGGCCCTCAAGGCGACGGACGAAGAGCTTTACGGCCTGTTCCTGGCAGAAGATATCGTCAACTTCCAGACCGGTGAGATCTATCTCGAAGCCGGCGACGAAATCGACGAGAAGACCCTGCCGATCATCCTGAAGGCCGGCTTCGACGAAATCCCGATTCTCGGCATCGACCACATCAATGTCGGTGCCTACATCCGCAACACGCTGTCTGCCGACAAGAACGAGAACCGTCAGGACGCTCTGTTCGACATCTACCGCGTCATGCGTCCGGGTGAACCGCCGACCATGGAATCGGCCGAAGCCATGTTCAACTCGCTGTTCTTCGATGCGGAGCGTTACGACCTCTCCGCCGTCGGCCGCGTGAAGATGAACATGCGTCTCGACCTCGACGTCGAAGACACCGTCCGCATCCTGCGCAAGGACGACATCCTGGCCGTGGTCAAGATGCTCGTCGAGCTGCGCGACGGCAAGGGCGAGATCGACGACATCGACAACCTCGGCAACCGTCGCGTCCGTTCGGTCGGCGAGCTGATGGAAAACCAGTATCGCCTCGGCTTGCTGCGCATGGAACGTGCGATCAAGGAACGTATGTCCTCGATCGAAATCGACACGGTCATGCCGCAGGATCTGATCAACGCAAAGCCGGCCGCCGCTGCCGTCCGCGAATTCTTCGGCTCCTCGCAGCTGTCGCAGTTCATGGACCAGGTGAACCCGCTTTCGGAAATCACCCACAAGCGTCGTCTTTCGGCTCTCGGCCCGGGCGGTCTGACCCGCGAGCGCGCCGGCTTCGAAGTCCGCGACGTTCATCCGACGCACTACGGTCGTATTTGCCCGATCGAAACGCCGGAAGGTCCGAACATCGGCCTCATCAACTCGCTGGCGACCTTTGCCCGCGTCAACAAGTACGGCTTCATCGAAAGCCCTTATCGCCGCATCATCGACGGTAAGGTGACCAACGACGTGCTCTACCTCTCCGCCATGGAAGAGGCGAAGTACTACGTTGCTCAGGCCAACGCCGAGCTCGACGCCGACGGCTCCTTCATCGAGGAATTCGTCGTTTGCCGTCATGCCGGCGAAGTCATGCTCGCTCCGCGCGACAACATCAACCTGATGGACGTCTCGCCGAAGCAGCTGGTTTCGGTTGCTGCCGCTCTGATCCCGTTCCTGGAAAACGACGACGCCAACCGCGCTCTCATGGGCTCGAACATGCAGCGTCAGGCCGTGCCGCTTCTGCGCGCCGAAGCCCCGTTCGTCGGTACCGGCATGGAGCCGGTCGTCGCGCGTGATTCCGGTGCTGCTATCGGCGCCCGCCGCGGCGGCGTGGTCGACCAGGTTGACGCAACGCGTATCGTTATCCGCGCCACCGAAGACCTCGATCCGTCGAAGTCCGGCGTCGATATCTATCGCCTGATGAAGTTCCAGCGTTCGAACCAGAACACCTGCGTCAACCAGCGTCCGCTGGTCACCGTCGGTGACGTGGTCAACAAGGGCGACATCCTGGCAGACGGTCCGTCGACCGACCTCGGCGATCTGGCTCTCGGCCGGAACGTGCTCGTCGCGTTCATGCCGTGGAACGGCTACAACTACGAAGACTCGATCCTGCTCTCCGAGCGTATCGTTGCCGACGACGTGTTCACCTCCATCCACATCGAAGAATTCGAAGTGATGGCGCGCGACACCAAGCTCGGTCCGGAAGAAATCACCCGCGACATTCCGAACGTTTCGGAAGAAGCGCTGAAGAACCTGGACGAAGCCGGCATCGTTTACATCGGCGCCGAAGTTCAGCCGGGCGATATCCTCGTCGGCAAGATCACGCCGAAGGGCGAAAGCCCGATGACGCCGGAAGAAAAGCTTCTGCGCGCCATCTTCGGTGAAAAGGCATCCGACGTTCGCGATACCTCCATGCGCATGCCGCCCGGCACCTACGGTACGGTCGTCGAAGTCCGCGTCTTCAACCGTCACGGCGTCGAAAAGGACGAACGTGCCATGGCGATCGAGCGCGAAGAGATCGAACGCCTTGCCAAGGACCGCGACGACGAGCAGGCGATCCTCGACCGTAACGTCTACGGCCGCCTGGTCGAGATGCTGCGCGGTCAGGTTGCTCTTGCAGGTCCGAAGGGCTTCAAGAAGGGCACGGAACTGTCGAATTCAGTCGTTTCGGAGTATCCGCGTTCGCAGTGGTGGATGTTCGCCGTTGAGGACGAAAAGGTCCAGGGCGAGCTCGAAGCTCTGCGCGGCCAGTACGACGAATCCAAGTCGCGCCTTGAACAGCGCTTCATGGACAAGGTCGAGAAGGTCCAGCGCGGCGACGAAATGCCTCCGGGCGTCATGAAGATGGTCAAGGTCTTCGTCGCTGTGAAGCGTAAGATCCAGCCGGGCGACAAGATGGCAGGCCGTCACGGGAACAAGGGCGTGGTCTCGCGCATTGTTCCGGTTGAGGACATGCCGTTCCTTGAAGACGGTACGCATGTCGATATCGTGCTGAACCCGCTCGGCGTTCCCTCGCGCATGAACGTCGGTCAGATTCTCGAAACGCACCTTGGCTGGGCTTGCGCCGGCATGGGTCGTCAGATCGGTGAACTGATCGAAGCCTACAAGGCAAGCGGCAACATCGAGCCTCTGCGCAAGACGATCGATCTGGTCGTCGGCGACGGCCCGAAGAGCGACGACGTTCACGGGTATGACGATGCGTCGGTCCTGCGTCTGGCTGATCAGTGGAAGCGTGGCGTGTCCATCGCGACCCCGGTCTTCGACGGCGCTGGCGAAGCGGATGTCAACCACATGCTGGCTATGGCAGGTCTCAAACAGACCGGTCAGTCGACACTGTACGACGGTCGTACCGGCGAGCAGTTCGACCGTCAGGTCACGGTTGGCTACATCTACATGCTGAAGCTGAACCACCTTGTCGACGACAAGATCCACGCCCGTTCGATCGGTCCGTACTCGCTCGTCACCCAGCAGCCGCTGGGCGGTAAGGCGCAGTTCGGTGGTCAGCGCTTCGGCGAAATGGAAGTCTGGGCACTTGAAGCTTACGGTGCAGCCTACACGCTGCAGGAAATGCTCACGGTCAAGTCGGACGACGTGGCCGGCCGCACCAAGGTCTACGAAGCCATCGTTCGTGGCGACGACACCTTCGAAGCGGGCATTCCGGAAAGCTTCAACGTTCTCGTCAAGGAAATGCGCTCGCTGGGTCTCAGCGTCGAACTGGAAAACTCCAAGGTCGACGATCTGCAGACGGCAAGCCAGCTTCCGGACGCAGCAGAGTAA
- the nusG gene encoding transcription termination/antitermination protein NusG: protein MAARWYIVHAYSNFEKKVAESIEEKAKQKGLEHLFEKILVPTEKVVEVRRGRKVDSERKFFPGYVLVRANLTDEAYHLIKNTPKVTGFLGSDNKPVPIPDYEAERILGQVQEGVERPKASVSFEIGEQVRVSDGPFASFNGTVQDVDEERSRLKVEVSIFGRATPVELEYSQVEKV, encoded by the coding sequence ATGGCGGCACGTTGGTACATCGTCCACGCTTATTCTAATTTCGAAAAGAAGGTGGCTGAATCCATTGAGGAGAAGGCCAAGCAGAAGGGTCTCGAGCATCTGTTCGAGAAGATCCTTGTGCCGACCGAGAAGGTGGTCGAAGTTCGTCGCGGCCGTAAGGTTGACAGCGAGCGCAAGTTCTTCCCGGGTTACGTGCTGGTGCGCGCCAACCTGACGGATGAGGCCTACCATCTGATCAAGAATACGCCGAAGGTCACTGGCTTCCTCGGCTCCGACAATAAGCCTGTTCCGATTCCGGATTATGAAGCCGAGCGCATTCTCGGCCAAGTTCAGGAAGGCGTCGAGCGGCCGAAGGCTTCCGTATCCTTCGAGATCGGCGAGCAGGTTCGTGTATCCGACGGTCCGTTCGCATCGTTCAACGGCACGGTTCAGGACGTGGACGAAGAGCGTTCGCGCCTGAAGGTGGAAGTGTCGATTTTCGGCCGCGCTACGCCGGTCGAGCTGGAATACAGCCAGGTCGAGAAGGTCTGA
- the rplA gene encoding 50S ribosomal protein L1, producing MVAKRIQKIREGVDPTKLYALDLAINMVKERAVAKFDETVEISMNLGVDPRHADQMVRGVVNLPNGTGRTVRVAVFARGAKADEAKAAGADIVGAEDLVEIVQGGKIDFDRCIATPDMMPLVGRLGKVLGPRGMMPNPKVGTVTMDVKAAVEASKGGAVEFRVEKAGIVHAGIGKASFDAKALEENIRAFADAVIKAKPAGAKGNYVKRVAISSTMGPGVKIEPSTVTAPSA from the coding sequence ATGGTAGCAAAGCGTATTCAGAAGATTCGTGAAGGCGTTGATCCGACCAAGCTCTATGCTCTGGATTTGGCCATCAACATGGTCAAGGAACGTGCCGTCGCCAAGTTCGACGAAACCGTCGAAATCTCGATGAACCTCGGCGTTGACCCGCGTCACGCCGACCAGATGGTTCGTGGCGTTGTCAACCTGCCGAACGGCACTGGCCGTACGGTTCGCGTTGCTGTCTTCGCTCGCGGCGCCAAGGCTGACGAGGCCAAGGCTGCTGGTGCGGACATCGTTGGCGCAGAAGACCTGGTTGAAATCGTTCAGGGCGGTAAGATCGATTTCGATCGCTGCATCGCCACCCCGGACATGATGCCGCTTGTCGGCCGTCTCGGTAAGGTTCTCGGCCCGCGTGGCATGATGCCGAACCCGAAGGTTGGCACCGTTACGATGGACGTCAAGGCAGCTGTTGAAGCTTCCAAGGGCGGCGCTGTCGAGTTCCGCGTCGAGAAGGCTGGTATCGTCCATGCCGGTATCGGCAAGGCTTCCTTCGACGCCAAGGCTCTGGAAGAAAACATCCGCGCCTTCGCTGACGCCGTGATCAAGGCGAAGCCGGCCGGCGCCAAGGGCAACTACGTCAAGCGCGTAGCGATCTCCTCGACCATGGGTCCGGGCGTCAAGATCGAGCCGTCGACGGTTACGGCGCCGAGCGCCTGA
- the secE gene encoding preprotein translocase subunit SecE: protein MASKTNPLAFLRQVRSETSKITWPSRRETMISTVMVLVMVVFASLFFFAADQLIGWILSYVLNTGN from the coding sequence ATGGCATCCAAAACGAATCCACTAGCGTTTCTGCGGCAGGTGCGCTCCGAGACGTCGAAAATTACTTGGCCATCGCGCCGCGAGACCATGATCTCGACGGTGATGGTGCTCGTCATGGTCGTGTTCGCCTCGCTGTTTTTCTTTGCTGCTGACCAGCTCATTGGCTGGATTCTCAGCTATGTGCTGAATACCGGCAATTGA